The Chiroxiphia lanceolata isolate bChiLan1 chromosome 3, bChiLan1.pri, whole genome shotgun sequence DNA segment CTCCTGTGGGAGGTGtcacacactggagcaggggaagaatgTGAGAAGCCctcccctgaggaggaaggaacagcagagaTGTGATGAACTGCCCGCAACCCTCCTTCACCCTGCTCCTGTATtactgggaggaggaggaggtagaaAATTTGTGAGTGAAGgtgagcccaggaagaaggaaggCAGGCGGCAAATgtactgtaatttttatttctcattgttTTACTCTGAGTTGAttggtaataaaataatttctccaagTGGAATGtattttgcctgtgacagtaaacggtgagtgatctctccctgtccttatcaCAAACCATGAGAATTTCTTTATATTCTCTCTCCCCtatccagctgaggaggggagtgacagaggAGCTTGGGTGGGCACCTGTTGTCCAgtcagggtcaacccactaccTATGCAAAAGCTGAGGGTTCAAATGAATGATGTAAAGTGATGTAAAATATGCCTAGGTTCCAGTTATTCAACAAATACGTTGTTTGCATTTGCTAAAATGCTTGCTTTTGTTTAGAAGTTTAGATCTCCAAGACCACACATATTTACCAAGATCTGCAATTTAACTTGCTTCTGGCTCTTACATTTTGTAGTAAAACATACcaaataattatatttctcCTCCTCAACCACCAGGGGTCATTTATTAATAACAGATAGCATCCCATAGTTTAGCATATAGCTTTGGAGTATACAACATGTGTATATGTACATTACAAGGCAATACAGgaagtattaagaaaaattatggTATGCATTTTCCCCCAACCCCTTTTAGAGTTAGAAACATTTGCACAAGGAGTTAGAGAGGAGATGAGTAACATCACATCATGCCACACTGAATTAACACAAAAACATCATTAATCCTTCTTTCACTAAATTCAGTAGTTTCTAATCACAATAACATTCGTGGGCCCAGTGGTATGTCTAAATTACAAGATCTTTGCAGGCAAAGCAAACCTTACTGCacaaaggagattttttttcctatcttgaTTTGCTATTTGTACAGTGGGCAAGCCATAAACACCTGAGaaattttgaagtgtttctAAAAATGAGACTGATCTTGCTATTGCTTTCAGCCAGAACACCTTTCAACTCAGTTTACCAAATGTCAAGTGTTTGCTCATACAGCTGCTCCATGTTAGACACCTCCATCCTCTGCCTCAGTGGGAATTTTCTCTCCTTACCAGAATTGAAAGTTCTCTCATCATTGTATCTAGACTCAGCCTTTGACAATAAGATTTCCCCTATGTTTCTTCTGTGCTCCTGTAGCCAGACTTAACTTGTAGTTAGTTAGCTCAGTGTACTTTATTCatacaatacaaaaaaaaaagtggaagaggagacataaataatttctgctaGGGCTCACTAAGAAAAAAGCTGAATCGCTGCTTTTGCTCTATACAGAATGCACTAACTCAGAGGATCCAGTCAAAGTTTAGctattaaaaatctttttaatgggaagaaaaaagtttttaaaaaagcatctgCAAATAACTTTCCCAGTACATATTTATCCTTTTAGCATAACTATTAGAAAGCAGAGAGCTGCAGCTTGAAACAGCCCACCCTAATCTAGACATAGATCACATCCCATAGGAGTCAGATGCCGTCAGTAAAGGCATCTGTAAGTGTGTGCTAAAGGACTGCATTAACAAGATGTACTTGCTCACATACTTTATATATCAATGTAATAATGCATTGGAAAGttccagagcagctcaggtCTGATACAGACCTAGACAGGGTCCTGCATTTCTGCAAGGTGGTGTGGTGGCTTGGAtcctcagagctgtgttttgatCAAAGGGTCTTCATCAGTCTTCaagtattttccatttgcaCGTTCCTTGAGTGCCCAGTCATGGAGGAGACTATAATCATAGTGCTCCTCATCCACTTGTTTTAGAAAGGCCAGTCCAGAAATGGCTTGCCACTCTCTGAGAGATGGGATGCGAatttcctttacattttcaCTTCCTGGGACAAAGCCAAAAAACTTCCTTACATGCTGCATGGCGTAGAGCCTGGAGTGCTGCTCCGTTGCCTCATCAAAGAGCTCCTGCTCATTGTGGACATAGCTGCTCCAGTATCTGAGGTGTAGAAAGCTGAGTGGGGAGAAACAGCTTGCCAGGCAGTAAGACAGGAAGACAGTGATGACTACCACAGCAATCAGAAGCCAGCCAGCCaccttacaaagaaaaagaaaagaactgttACAGCTGAAAATACAGTGGTAACTTCTGAACACCAGAAAATCCATGTGATCTTTACTTGCTTTTCCTAAATAATAATGTTAACAAGGTATAAGCCTGGAAAAAGTCTGCTGACACCAAACACAGTCTATGCCTACTGGAGGCAGCTGTGTAGTAAAGTCACTTGTTCTTGTCAAGTTTAAGAAAGTTCTGTTATATAACTTTAAGTATATTGCTCTAACAACTGTTGTTGTTAGAAGAGAAGCCACATAACTTCTAGACTGTATTAGCTTATGGCctctttaaaaccagttttctctgaAGTGTCAACTTGATGTTCACCCCATTATTTACCCAGTATGTAAACTTTTAGAATCGAGTCTGATCTTGGTTCCCATGGAACTCCCATAGCCTGGGCCCCTTAGCCACACATGATGCTTTAATGAAGAAACTTCATACCCTCCCTGGTTCTTTGACTTTCATTTGTGTTACTTGATAGTACTTTTCAGGATACTACACAGGGAAGAATATATCCTCTCATAGCAGGTAACAAGTGGGACAACGAGACATAGTAATTTATATACCTAAAATTCAGTTCcacttagaagaaaaaaagcaggctTCAAAACACAAGAGATTTTGCACTCAGGACACAAGGCGCTGATCTTGTTCTAACACTTTGCCTGCTGAATTAACTCTACCTCTCATCATTAGGTTCAGAGGCAACAGAAACAACATGAGTTACTCACTTGTGACTGGTATCGGAGTAGGAGAATCACTTCATCTCTTGCCCGAGTCATCTCTGGTGGAACTAACTGACTGCATGGAAACGTAGCCAGTATCCTTCTGTGTTCACTAGCAGTAACATTAGGATTAGCTCCATAATAATACGTGGGGACATACTCACTCACAGCACAGACATAATATGAGCCATTTATCAGGGTGACTGCTAGCCATGTTACTGGAGCAACCAGTGCTCTCCCAGTGATGCTACACAGAACAAAGCAGATCAATTTGCATTTCAGTAACCGGTTAGTCACCTTCTCAAAATGAGATCTTTTGCCTGTAACCAGCCTCCAAGTCTGGTTATTCAGGGCATAGCCAACAATCAGAAGGATCAGTGCAGGAACTCCTAGGAAAGCCAGCCCATAAATAAGGTTCTGTCCAACGTGACAGGGACAGCTGAAcgtgaaaaaagagaaaagctgctgcCCACCAATTGTCAGTATTGCAATTATAGCATTAGCAATAACAACTTCTTTGCCTTTCAGAAAAGTTAACCACTTTGGAAGGAAAGTCATTTTAGTTCTTACTCTTTAccagatttttttgctttaagtcAACACCAGCTTTTAGCTATATTTAACTAACGTTAATGGCAGAACAGAACAAACTCCAACAGCTTaagaaaaacaccaccaaacacaacaccaaaaaaccctccTGCTAGTCTTTCTCCTCCCCCTAATTCTCAGTAGCTTGTTTGCTAGCTTTAAATATGCTTGCAGACATCCACTGATGTGATTTAATTGATTCAGTAATTTATCTCAGCAGTTCTGGAACACTGAGCTTTTAGGCAGTtgtgagctctgccagccccttgCTAATTGTCTGAAACTAACAATAAATTCCCCCTACCTTTTGGATGACGTGCAGTGCTATCAAACTGATGACTAACTTGCCAGGATTAATTGCCAAGCTGTTTGCTAATCAACAGTAATTAGCAGGAACATGGCATGAGACtagaacacaaaagaaataggaaaaaggaagatCTTTCAGCTGTTCTCcctaaaagaacaaacaaagaAAGACTTGGCAACTGGACTGATTATAAAAAAACCgaagtatttaaaatgcttccactttaaaataaacccaTAAAATATTCCATAAGTGGCACAACATTTGGAATCCCTGTGCTGTTTGTATTTAATGTCAGTTCTGGGGCAATTTGCTCTCCAAACTGGAGTCTGCTGAACTACAAGGATTTTAGTGTTTCACCTGTAGGTTGCAAGAAGCTGGCATATGTCTTTTCCTGAAAGTGTTGGTTTCCTTTGgaaaggtgggttttttggttttgggtttttttttggtaatgtgTAATCTGCTATTCACTTCACACAGTGTCAAGCCAGCTGGCATTTATATAGTATACTTGTGATTACAAGTTTTAAGATTTTTTGTAAGTATGGTCAGCCCCATTCTGTGGGCTGAGAGAGATAGAAATTTTTCAATTAAGCATTTCCAGAACTGGTTTCTGGATATTCACATATATAGTCTAGGCTCTGGGCATTGGTCACAAATCAAGCCTTAAGTAGAGGCCTGAAAAATTTAGAACATTTTACTCTGTATGATTTCCTCTGGCTTGCACTTTTTCTGTGGTCATGCTATCCAGTAGTTCTATACACGGCATAACAGGCTGATCTGACTATGCAAATACTTCTGTTTAAGTACTGAGAAGTCAACTGTCTgtaatataaacatttttaccAAGAACAGAAAACGAAATTCATCCAGAAAGTCTATGGGGAAAATTACAGATCTCTGTCTCCAGCATGTGTGGACTTGATTGTATGATATAATAGTGTCTGTCTGCACaacctcttccctccccttACATAGAGGGTTGCTAATAATAAGTTTTATCTCAAACAGTTTTAGCACCCATGGTATCTGCTTGGCTGGCAGGGACACTGTCTCAGCTGTTATACATACGGATGTCATGTTATACGTGCCTTGCTGGTTCTCTAGGCAAGACCTTGTTCCTCCAGTTCTCTGCTAGGGCAGACACCTGCTTGTGTCATCCCCACTCACCATCTGTGAAAGAGGCCTTTGCCAGTGACTGGTTCTCAAACAATGTGACACCATTGCACAGAATTAAAAGCAATAGAGAAACATGCTGAAACATCCAGCAGCACTTTGCCACAGCGCAGTAGCACAACAAAATCCCCGTGCTGTGTAAACATTGCCATTTTGaaccttaattttctttcagtatgaCAAGATTTtcaactggttttttttgtacTAGTGGcattgtattttgaaaaaaaaatcagtgaaataaaCCCATTAGGCtattacagaattattttgaagatATGTTTAACGAGTCTTCCATTATGCctcagtttgttttaaaatctctgaTTGACTGCTTCTGAGTTTTCTTTGGGAACCTTTGTCTTATTTCGTttataaaaagaaggaaggcTTTCCCAAGCATCACTTGTTTACTCCAGAAACACATTAGATGTGAAACTGAAGTGGTGTACAATACTGAAATATTCATAGTCAGCCTAAGGCTGTTGAATGAGGTAATTTAAACAATCAATATTACAACTTTGCACTTCTACATTTTCACTTTGGCACTTGCTTTCATGCTCTGCTGTAAGTGATCCTGCTGGGTCATCCTATTATGGAAGAAATTATAGGGTTGGATCCAGTTAAGAGCTTGGGCGGTACATCAGACTTTTAAGTACTTGCCTTTGCAGAGGAACCCAGAGTCCTGGGGTAGACATTTAGGCTCTTTATTTGATTCCCGGGAAGAGTTAGGACTGAACGCAATCTGAAACAGCACTACCTGAGGTGCCAGCCAGCTGGCCTCTGAGGCAAAGAGATGCTTGTATCTGACATCTGAGACAAATAGGATGCATGAGTAAACCTTAGCCATGGTTTTGCTTGTCATATTGCAGGGCCCTATCATCTTGAACTCACTGCCAGTAATCTCACTTAtgagaaaaactgatttttttttaagaactgtaagtggtttgtcttttttgttttaaacatggTTATTGGAAGACATATTACGCCTTCCTATCCTCCCATAGACAGCAAATAAGTTTtattctcttgttttctttttattgaaataaagcAACCATGGCAGAAGGTAGAGATTGATTTCAACCCCCTTCTCCACCCGATCTACTAAAAGCTCACTCATCTCTTTCTTCCAAAATATCAGTTATTATTAGTAATGTGATGTGACTGTGGTGCAAAGaagctgtgttttccagctttcccGTTCTACCAGTTGCACTTAGTTTCCCCACAGAGAGGAATTTGATACTTATTGGATCAGAAAAAGATTAGGATTTTGTTGGAAAACGTAGGGAGAAAGTGAAGTGTTCTTCTATTTTCCATCTGAAGGTTGCTTCCTGTGAagtttggaggaggaggagactgaACCCTGGTCTCTCTGGTCCTGTTCATGTGTTTTCATTGCTAAATTAGCAGCCTAAGGGCTGATGTTCTGTGCCCCCTCTAGGTGCATTTTGAGTTCTCTTTTGCATGGATGTCAAGCCTGCCTGTGCATGTTAGAAAGCATGCTGTGAAAGTGCCTGCCTGACAGATTTCctgtgggagctgaggggaGCACTGTCCATGTCCTATGTTCTGCCAGTTCACAGGTGGGATTCAGGCTGCCAAGTCATTTTCATGGTCTCTTCGGCTTGGTTAAGGAAGAAGGTCCTCTCCCTTTAATTAGGACAACCactgatgagaaaaataataagcTTTAAGTTAAGGGAAGAATAGAAACCAGTtaatggtttttttgtttagcttACATATTTTGCTTCAGAATTTACCTGTGCTTTATAGGCAAATTTATATGACATTTCTGGTGCCTGCAGAGAGTTTCAGCAGAAAGTAGGCACTAAAATCCCAAAACACCCTCTTGAAAACAGTTCCTGAGAGGCGTAACCTATAACCAAAGAAGTTTCAGCAGGTCACACTGAAAATGCTTCTGCAGGCAAGGAGGCAGCAAGAGCATTGCTTTGTTCAGAAACATTGACAAAGCAGCAGCTAAACTGGGATTTGAGTATAAGAACCTGTGTGGGAATTTacatgtgtgcatgtatgtattttcaaagaataaTGATGTGTCCTTATGATACATTGCGCTGTCTGGTCCGCAGTGTTCCTTCATTATTATAGTATTAATAATGCAGGCTGAAGTAATTAATCCACGTATTCAGAACCATATAAATAAAATGGTGGTCATTTATGGGTAGCCTTAAGTGCTTTTCAATGGCCTCACTGAAGTTGAATGATGGCAATGATAATCTTttacagtttttttaaaatgcagtgcaGTACACTTTCTTGTGGAATATGGGATGACTTGCAATGTGAGACATATTTAATGCTTTTTGCCAGCTGGGGACAATCAGAGAAACCAACCTATCTCAGACTCAATTTAGAAATGCAAGTAATTATCTAGATAATTGCAATGtttggcttttaaaatttatttaaatttagatGTGGGAAGTACCTACAATAGTTTCACCTATAAAATGGAGTAGGATTTTACAGGACCAGAAAagcacctgcaaaaaaaaaaagaaaaatcacatctgAATGCTTTCCATGTATCTGGAGTggtaaatatatgtatttttactcTAACATTGAATCtattaattaatataaatttaGTAACAGCATGACATTCAGACGAGGCCATATattattccttcctttcctgagaGGGCTCAGTGGGACTACATGTGCAAGTAAGTCCTATAGGGAATGACAGCTATCTGATTAATTTCTAAATTCACCTGTGACAATAGTTAAAATTTATTGCAAATCTAAGCTAACCATATAGGCCAAATttactgcagaggaaaaaaggcaaaataagcCTGCATGTTCATAGCAAGGATATTTACAAATAGGGGCTATAACAGGCTAAGAATGATAGAACACCCCCAAGGAACATTGTTAATGAAAGTGCCATTTGCACAAGCTGGTAGCTGTAGCAGGTACACAGTTTTTTACTCTGGAAAGCTGGAAGTTCTCTATATCTGTCCTGCCAGCTTTGCAGAATCATGGTGGTAGCAGTGCCTTATAACACACGCTGCCCCTGCTTGGGCAGACATCAGCTCACCAGACTAAAGCAGTCAGAGCTGACACGAGACTATAGCTCCTTTAAGTTGAAAATTATCAATTTTTAATTACCTTCTGCAGCAGTGTCTTGCAATTGTGTGTTTATTCTTCAGAAAGGAAGCTTTTGTTAGCTTTTCAAACACCAAAGTCTGATAGAAACAATAGAATTAATTTGTTGTCTCTAAAAACCTGTGAATGTCTTGGGGCTGCCTGATTTGACTTCTCATGGATGTTTACTGTGTATCATTCTCATGGATGAAGTGGTTATTTATGTTGTGGACAGAGGCAGATCTGTTGCTGGTCAAATTCCTCCCAAAGGGCTCAGTACACATAGAGGATAGGAGGAGCATCAATAGCATTACAGACTGCAGCAAACACATCTCATGCAAAaggcagaagagcagagaggagaaaactttagagaagagaaagaggaaatacaCTGACTGAGAGAAAACTATGCTGCTTGAGGAAGAACAGACATAAACTGACAATCGAGTACATCAGGAATTACATAAGCAACATGTCTCGGTCCCCAGGAAGAAAGCCGGAGAACCACAAAATAGTAAGACATTTTTGTAATGTGTGATTAAAATTGTGCATGGAGTAAGAATAAGCTATTACTGTATTGATGTATATTATGCAGTCATATTTCTGAACAGTCTGAAAGTAGTAAAAGGATGGGGATGAGTCTGTCAGTAcaagagcagaggggctggcagCATTCATGGCTACTACCCCTACTGCTGAGATTCTGAGCAGGCTTAGGAAAGAGGGGCACAAATTTTCTGAGGTTACGATCTGCTCAGAAACAGAGGTTTAAGTGCTTTGGGCTATTTATGGTCAAAGATAGGAATGCCAGGTAAGTTTATTTGCCTCCTTGGTTAGACAGTTCTAAAtgaaacacagagagaagatCTCTGTTAGTGCTTGAGTGGTTCAATTCCACACAAATCTTTCTTCAGGAACTTAGAGGCTTAGGGCTCTCTGTATGGTGAATGGCAATTTCTGACAGGAGTTCAGGCAGTGAAGAAGGTCCAGAAGGCTTTACAGCAATGTTGTGGTAATTTCTGAAAAGGGGACAGAGGTCTCCACTggcaaagaaacagaagaatgtAAGATAATTTAGGTTCATGTACGTAAGTTTATGGGCAAAAAGTATTCCAGTGGATTGCAAGAGTGGATGATAAATACAATTATGTTGATATAATATGCTTGGGTATCTCTAAAGTATTGTTCTTATTACAACACAGACTTTTAGCTGAACAATAATAATACAGCAATACAGAACTTGTATGACATCCATTTACTCCATTAAAAACTCTTTAATGAGAATTTGGCCAAGTGTCCAATGTTATTGCAAACAGAAGTTATCACTAAGGTGAATTTAGGAAATGGCTGCATATTAAACTCCAAGCTTTTGATGCAAGGAGAGCAGGAATAGGTCTTTCCACCAagctgttcttcctttcttcatgtgattttttctgttgttttcgTTGTTATTCACTAATTTTTCCACAGGCTATAAACAAAAAGTGCCTCTAGTCTAATCATATGCCACAGGGCTAGAGTACTTCCTTTAATTAATTCCTCCACAGCTGAAGATCCCAGTCTATCAGTTGTGACAGAATCTCTGCAAAGTTAGGCCTTTGACATGTTCAGTTGCTTTCCATGCTCCTTGGGCAAGCAGCTGTAATCCTCACCCATCCCCTTCATCTTGTCATTATTTGTTATACTGGTGTTGAATTATAGTATTTTTCCACTATTCTGCATTAAattttttatctgcttttcagtatttttggaGAAATCAGCTGATGAATTGAATCAGATCAACCCTACCTTTGTAAACTATTGTACCTATTGCAAAAGAATTAATAGCTCATTGCCTCTATTATTCTTCCTGCAACTAAATGTTTGTCATTATTCTTTGATGGCATTTGACAGCATTTATCAATCCAGCATACATACATGAAGTTATAGGATGCAAGAATGCACTTGATGAAAATAACTGCAAGTATCCCAAGAAATAGTATTTCTGACAAGCAAAATCACAGACTCAAGTGACAATCAATTCAGGTTCTGTCACACATGAATTGTGGATTTCAGTGATTATGCTTCCATAGACAATAGTTTCTTTATTAATGCAAATGTTATTCTTCCTTGCTGTTAATCCAGTAGCAGTTAAAAAACTTGGAAAAGTTTAATTCTAGTTTGCTTCACTTTTGATttcctggcagagcagagaaCTTTTTGTACTCACATATGGGGCTTTGGTAGCCCAGCTGTGCAAGGACTATGAAAATGATGAAGACGTCAACACCTGTTTAGATAGAATGTAAGTACTGCTTGAAATGTTCAGCTTTATCCATAATGCCGTTTGTCCAGCTATATGTTACCTCTCAGCTTTCTGTTTGTTATGAGTTCTGGCATTCTGTCTAGGATTACAGAGATGACAGGGATGCAGTCTGATATTCTGTCAACAGAAGTAATGCTAATTTGTGAATTAAGATCGACAATTATCTTTTGAATTCTCTGAAGAATGGTGTCAGGATTGTTTTCATAGCTTACACTTGTTCCTTGTTGATCTTTTTGTTACGCTAATTAACAATATAAACTTCTGAATTTCATCTCCTATATCCAtgtatttcatttcagcttcCCCCCTCATAGGGATAAGAGCAGATGGGCCTCTCACCTTTAAGAGGCCATATAGCAATGAGTGAGATAGCACAAAAAGTCAATGAGAATGGATTTTTAAGTGGATAATCtctttggaaaatgaagatCCTGTGATTACAAGATCCTGTCATCCTGACTGAGATTCCTGGGCATTACTgccataaaaataatgatatCATGGAAAATCAGCAAGAAACAATTTTTGAGCTCGTTAACAAGATATACTAAGATCTTTGGCAGAACAGTAAGGCTTATGTTTTCAGCCAAAATGGACATGCAAAATGGATTTACAGCAATCACAGTGGACAGAATAACTGACCACTTTACTATTAACCTGCAAGTTTGCAAATGAGCTATAGTCCAATAACTATCCATGAGAGTGAGTTAAAAAATCattgtttggaaaaaagaaaagtagtttATTCACAAACTTAGGAGGGACAACATCCCTCAGCTATTTATTTTATAGTCATCTCTCATTCAGCTGTGATGAAAAGCATACATTTGAAGAGTGCACAGACTTCTGGAAGAATCTGTGGAGACAGATTTTGCTGCCtatgttttcattattataGCTGATTCtataaaatctttttgttttgaggaGGACTTGATGATATAATTACAGGTTTCATTAAAACAGTACGTCTGTTCTTTTCTACTGTGATTATGAAAACAGCCTAGTTTCAGGAAGAAACCTTGTAGATTAGCAGACCTGTGACAGGTGGAGATGGTATTCTTGTCTCTCTCTGTACATATATAGTCCGTAATGAGAAGGGTGTTTTTCACTGTGCAGTTGCCAAACAGCTGCTTgtcaatttattattaatttgacTCTGCAAATCTGAGGCATAAAAGTTGAAAAGTATCTAAGTAGTCTTGTACATCACCAATACATACCTTGCTAATTGCTCATGACATACTTACCAATGTTATTGATACTTAGGCAatagataaatatttcattgtttcTAGATGCATGATCTACTGTAATTTTAATCTTCACGCTGCCAAAACCACTTTGTGGTCATCCCATTAGACATCAGATTACTTTTTGGCTGCTTGACAAAGATGTGGTACAGAAACTGGTAGGAGACTCCATTGAGTTCAGACTGCTTCACTGAGGATGTAGGGCCTCTGACAAACAGGCAGGGACTGCTAACATCcacaaaaaatggaaatgaaaaattcccTAAAAGCACTTCTGAGTTGAGTGTGCATTCTTTAATAAGATATGTGTCaatctctttccttttattgGAAATGCTTGGGAGCACAGCTGTTTTGCACATTATGAAGTTACTGACCTTTGTTAATGTGTAAGAGCTAGGAAtgagtatttgttttattaacgAAATCCATTATCTTccatccttttttatttcattttttttttttaattttagtattttaaatacaaaatgaataTGGTGGTGTACTGAAGCTCCATGTTAACTAGCaacttttggattttttcctgattttttcctAGTTAGATGAAGGGAGAGAACATGttagaaaaacagatgaagagGGAATtgtggaggaagagagaaaaatgaggtGAAGAGATAGGAGAAAGTGAAAGAGATCAGGTGTGAGTCCATTTCCTATGGGTTTTCCTGGCACCCAAATGCTGCAATGAGTGTGCCCAGGATTTGCTGAACTCCATACCAGCCTAGAGGTGAAGGCTGTGACCCAAAGGGACAGTTGCTTTGTTCTCCTTACAGAGACAGTGTGAGAAGAACACCGGGTATCCCAGAAGTATAGTGGAAACTCTGTGCTATTTTATCCTATCCTCTTTTTAGTGACAAAGCAGTTTAATCAGGTATATTGTAGTATagtactactactactactactataCTACTATCTAATATTTATTCATACATGTAAATGtaagtgtgtatatatatataaatatatatatatatagacaaTGTATAGACAAATTGTATAGACAATTCATATCATCCTCGCCAGGAGTATCATGCTTAAAGAAGTATGATTCCTTAAATGACTACATGAACAGCAATCCCACTGTGTTGCAAAATGTGGTAGAAAAAAGAATGTAGACCAGCAAAATCTGTCATCATCAAAGCCACCCAATAAGGAACATGCATCtgtttttttgagaaagcacaAGAGACACATTAGAGAGATGGTAAGAAGCTCCCAATTTTGAATGTTAactttctttgtttcctttctagGGGATATGGCATTGGTGTAAGGCTGATTGATGACTTTTTAGCTCGTTCAGCTGTTAAAAAATGCCGCAGTTATTCTGAAACTGCAGATATGATTGCACAGGTAAATaagatttacattttctttaacttCATCAGATTCAGTGGTCTTAGTTTTATCCTCCTCTATCAGTTTACTCCAGAACAGTTGCCTACATT contains these protein-coding regions:
- the CALHM4 gene encoding calcium homeostasis modulator protein 4, translated to MTFLPKWLTFLKGKEVVIANAIIAILTIGGQQLFSFFTFSCPCHVGQNLIYGLAFLGVPALILLIVGYALNNQTWRLVTGKRSHFEKVTNRLLKCKLICFVLCSITGRALVAPVTWLAVTLINGSYYVCAVSEYVPTYYYGANPNVTASEHRRILATFPCSQLVPPEMTRARDEVILLLRYQSQVAGWLLIAVVVITVFLSYCLASCFSPLSFLHLRYWSSYVHNEQELFDEATEQHSRLYAMQHVRKFFGFVPGSENVKEIRIPSLREWQAISGLAFLKQVDEEHYDYSLLHDWALKERANGKYLKTDEDPLIKTQL